From the genome of Pseudomonas migulae:
ACGGATTTCAACGGTTGCTGACCGCTGTCCTGGTCGTTATCGGTCTGGGTTCGCCCGTTCCGGTACTCGCCGCCCAGGCGCCAATCCACTTCGCCGACCTGAATTGGGAAAGCGGCAGCCTGATCACCGATATCCTGCGGATCATCGTCGAGAAGGGCTATGGGTTGCCGACCGATACCCTGCCGGGGACAACCATCACGCTGGAGACCGCCCTGGCCAACAATGACATTCAGGTCATTGGCGAAGAATGGGCCGGTCGCAGCCCGGTCTGGGTCAAGGCCGAGGCCGAAGGCAAGGTCGTCAGCCTGGGCGATACGGTGAAGGGCGCCACCGAAGGCTGGTGGGTGCCCGAATACGTGATCAAGGGCGACCCGGCGAAAGGCATCAAGGCGCTGGCGCCGGACCTGCGCAGCGTCAGCGACCTGCCGAAATACAAGGGTGTGTTCAGTGATCCGGAATCCCCGGGCAAGGGCCGCTTCCTCAACAGCCCGATCGGCTGGACGTCGGAGGTGGTCAACAAGCAGAAGCTCAAGGCGTATGGCCTGGACGACAGCTATGTGAATTTCCGCAGCGGCTCCGGGGCGGCACTGGATGCGGAAATCAGTTCGTCGATTCGTCGTGGCAAGCCGGTTCTTTTCTATTACTGGTCGCCGACACCGTTGCTTGGGCGTTTCAAACTGGTTCAGCTGGAAGAGCCGCCGTTCGACGCCGAAGCCTGGAAAACCCTGACCGACGCCGATAACCCGAACCCTAAACCGACCCGCTCATTGCCCTCGAAACTGTCGATTGGCGTGTCCACACCGTTCCAGAAACAGTACCCGCAGATCGCCGATTTCTTTACCAAGGTCGATTTCCCCATCGATCCGTTGAACAAGGCGCTGGCTGAAATGAGCGAGAAACATACCCCGCCACGGCAGGCGGCGGAGGCGTTCATGAAGGCGCACCCGGATGTGTGGCAGGCGTGGGTGCCGAAGGATGTGGCGGATAAGGTGTTCGCCGAATTGAAATAATGCAGTAAGCCGGATGCCGCTTTCCTCGGACTGCCTGGCGGCGGCTCGCTCCACACTGACTGCGCACTTCTAAAAATGCCGACTAGGATGATTCTGTTCAAATCCCTTTCAAGGATTCTCGACCATGACATTTGTGTTGGCTCAATGGCTGGTGACCATCTTCGCGGTGATCAGCCTGATACATGTCTACTGGGCGCTGGGTGGCGAGTGGGCTGCCGTGGCGGCCGTACCGCAGGTGCCAGGGGAGAACGGCGCGAGATCACGGCCCGCGTTCAAGCCTTCGGGGTGGTTGACGTTGCTGGTGGCTTTCGGATTGCTGCTGATCGCTGCGCTGGTGTGCTTGCGGGTCGGCTGGTGGATACCGGCGGTGTCCCATCAATCGCTGCAATGGGTGATCAGCGCCATCGCCATGCTGATGTTCGCCCGGGCGATTGGCGATTCGAACCTGGTGGGGTTCTTCAAAGACGTCAAAGACTCGAAATTTGCCCGGCTGGATACGTGGGTTTATTCGCCGTTGTGTGTGGTGTTGGGCGCGGGGTTGTTGGCTGTTGCCTGGGTTTGAAAAGCTTCGCGGGCAAGCCTCGCTCCTACGGGTTTTGAGTTGGATCACCCATTTGTGATCGACATAAAACCCGTAGGAGCGAGGCTTGCCCGCGAAGAGGCCCTATCAATCAATACAAATATCAAAACCTAACTCCCGCTCTCACTGCGCCGGCTACTCACCTCAGCCGGCACATCATCCCCCGCCATGCGCTTGCGGAACAACGCTGCCCGCGCCAGCAGCAGCGTCGTGACCGGCACGGTAATCGCCAGCAGAATCGGTATCAGCCAGGCATGCAACACCGGCCCTGACTTGAGCGCCGAAAAGTAGATGATCGATGCCAGCGCCACGCACCACGCACCCAATGTCGAGGCCAGTGCCGGCGGGTGCATGCGCTGGAAGTAATCCTTCATCCGCACCAGTCCGATCGCGCCGATCAACGCAAAAACACTGCTGAGTACCAGCAGGATCGCCACCGGGATTTCCACCCACAGAGACAGTTCAGCGCTCATTCGATCACCTCGCCACGCAGCAGGAATTTCGCCAGGGCAAACGAGCCGACGAAGCCGAACAGCGCGATCAGCAGCGCCGCTTCGAAGTAAGTGTCACTGGCGTAACGAATACCCAGCGTCAGCATCATCAGCATCGCGATGATGTACAGGTAATCCAGCGCCAGAACCCGGTCCTGCGCCGACGGCCCTTTGAACAGGCGGATCAGCGTCAGCACCATCGCCACGGAAAAAATGAACAGGCTCAAGAGAACCGCATTCGACAGCAACGGGCTCATTCGAAGATCTCCATCAAGGGGCGCTCGTAGGTCGCCTTGAAGTGCTGGATGAACAATGCTTCGTCCTCCAGATCGAAGACGTGCAGCAATAGA
Proteins encoded in this window:
- a CDS encoding ABC transporter substrate-binding protein encodes the protein MNGFQRLLTAVLVVIGLGSPVPVLAAQAPIHFADLNWESGSLITDILRIIVEKGYGLPTDTLPGTTITLETALANNDIQVIGEEWAGRSPVWVKAEAEGKVVSLGDTVKGATEGWWVPEYVIKGDPAKGIKALAPDLRSVSDLPKYKGVFSDPESPGKGRFLNSPIGWTSEVVNKQKLKAYGLDDSYVNFRSGSGAALDAEISSSIRRGKPVLFYYWSPTPLLGRFKLVQLEEPPFDAEAWKTLTDADNPNPKPTRSLPSKLSIGVSTPFQKQYPQIADFFTKVDFPIDPLNKALAEMSEKHTPPRQAAEAFMKAHPDVWQAWVPKDVADKVFAELK
- a CDS encoding DUF3995 domain-containing protein, with the protein product MTFVLAQWLVTIFAVISLIHVYWALGGEWAAVAAVPQVPGENGARSRPAFKPSGWLTLLVAFGLLLIAALVCLRVGWWIPAVSHQSLQWVISAIAMLMFARAIGDSNLVGFFKDVKDSKFARLDTWVYSPLCVVLGAGLLAVAWV
- a CDS encoding Na+/H+ antiporter subunit G; translation: MSAELSLWVEIPVAILLVLSSVFALIGAIGLVRMKDYFQRMHPPALASTLGAWCVALASIIYFSALKSGPVLHAWLIPILLAITVPVTTLLLARAALFRKRMAGDDVPAEVSSRRSESGS
- a CDS encoding K+/H+ antiporter subunit F, with protein sequence MSPLLSNAVLLSLFIFSVAMVLTLIRLFKGPSAQDRVLALDYLYIIAMLMMLTLGIRYASDTYFEAALLIALFGFVGSFALAKFLLRGEVIE